In one Silene latifolia isolate original U9 population chromosome 10, ASM4854445v1, whole genome shotgun sequence genomic region, the following are encoded:
- the LOC141607865 gene encoding uncharacterized protein LOC141607865 has protein sequence MKSWVSCCAPHKEGGFNIKEVLAWNKCILGKWIWELEQGSDSIWFDWHFKYNIKSGSIWTAVLKPTHSESWRSILKVRDELLMHTGTIQNARQFMASCVHHGKLQLNMLYDKFRQCLYIVSWATVIWQRAVIPKHSVFLTLAMPKKLATIDQLNCRGIQLANRCVLCKQDNENHKHLFFKCLFSKEVWHGILSWMKISGRTTSLNKELHWGANRRTCKHWKTKWFLGCLGAVVYSIWEERNARIFQGVEHNVDGIIKRVQFLVIIRLLYASKLHKEDEIVEYLAS, from the coding sequence ATGAAAAGTTGGGTGTCTTGTTGTGCCCCTCACAAGGAAGGTGGGTTCAATATTAAGGAGGTACTAGCCTGGAATAAATGCATTCTGGGTAAATGGATATGGGAATTGGAACAGGGATCTGATAGCATCTGGTTTGATTGGCATTTCAAATATAACATTAAGTCAGGGAGCATTTGGACTGCAGTTTTAAAGCCTACTCATTCTGAAAGTTGGCGTAGCATTCTGAAGGTCAGGGATGAGTTGTTGATGCATACTGGGACCATTCAAAATGCAAGACAGTTTATGGCAAGTTGTGTGCACCACGGGAAGTTGCAACTGAATATGCTGTATGATAAGTTCAGGCAATGTCTATATATTGTTAGCTGGGCAACAGTGATTTGGCAGCGTGCAGTTATTCCCAAACACAGTGTGTTTCTAACTCTAGCAATGCCGAAGAAACTTGCTACTATTGATCAGCTAAATTGTAGAGGTATTCAGTTGGCTAATCGTTGTGTTTTATGCAAGCAAGACAATGAGAATCATAAGCACTTATTTTTTAAGTGTTTGTTTTCTAAAGAAGTATGGCATGGTATTCTCTCTTGGATGAAAATTTCTGGACGTACGACTAGCCTCAATAAGGAGTTACATTGGGGTGCGAATAGACGTACGTGTAAACATTGGAAAACCAAATGGTTTTTAGGATGCCTTGGTGCCGTGGTGTATAGCATTTGGGAAGAAAGGAATGCTAGGATCTTTCAAGGAGTGGAGCATAATGTGGATGGTATTATTAAAAGAGTTCAATTCCTTGTAATTATTAGATTATTGTATGCCTCTAAATTGCATAAGGAGGATGAAATAGTAGAGTACTTAGCTAGTTGA